The following nucleotide sequence is from Fibrobacter succinogenes.
TTTTAGGGGATATCTTTAGTTTTGGGGTATAGTTAGTACCTAGGAACAGGAGTGCCTATGTTTGGTTTGATGAAAAAAAACGGTTGCAAACTTGGGGTGTTGGCAACTTTGGCTTTAACGAGTTTGGTGGGATCGGCTTTTGCTAGTGCCGATACTTTGGTGCTTACGCCACCGCTGGGATGGAACAGCTGGAACGTTTTCCACGAAAACATCAACGAAAAGCAGATTCAGGAAATCGCCGATGCCATGGTCTCTTCGGGTTTGAGAGATGCGGGCTACGTCTTCCTGAACCTCGATGACAACTGGATGGATACCAAGCGCGATGCCCAGGGCAACCTCCAGAACAACCCGAAGACTTTCCCCAGCGGCATGAAGGCCATTGCCGATTACGTGCATAAAAAAGGCCTGAAGTTCGGTCTTTACGGTGACCGCGGCAAACGTACCTGCCACCATTACAACAGCAAGTGGGATAGCCAGAGTGGTTCCAACGGTCACGAAGAACAGGACGCCAAGAAACTCGCCGAATGGGGTGTGGACTACTGGAAGTACGACAACTGCGATTCTGACCCGAATACCCAGGAAAAAGATTATACCGCCATGTCCAAGGCTCTCCGCAATTCCGGACGCGACATCGTGTTCAGTATTTGCATGTGGGAATACAAGGACTGGATGCCCAAAATCGCTAACCTCTGGCGCACCACTTTCGATATCGGCCCCGAATGGATTTCCACTTCGTGGTACCGCGGCGTCTATGAAATTATCGATGCCAACAACAAGTATTGGCAAATTGCAAAGCCCGGCCACTGGAACGACCCGGACATGCTTGAAGTCGGCAACAGGGGCCTCTCTTACGAAGAACAGCGCTCCCAGATGACGATGTGGTCCATCATGGCGGCTCCTATCATGATCAGTTCCGACGTGCGCAACATGAGCAACGAGACCAAGGAACTTTATCTGAACAAGGACATGATTGCTATTAACCAGGATTCCTTGGGCGTTCAGGGCCACCGCATTTCCGATAAGCAAGGCAAGCAGGTTTGGACCAAGCCTTTGAAGAATGGCGACATTGCTGTGGCGCTCCTCAATAACAACGGCTCTACCCAGACAGTTGAATGTAACTTTGCTGACATTGGCGTAGAAGGCGAAGTGGAAGTTCGCGACGCTTGGAAAAAGAAAGATCTGGGTCCGGTTTCCCATGTCTCTATTGAACTCCCGGCTCACGGTTCTGCTCTGCTCCGCTTGATTCTCAAGCCTGTTCCGCGCGAACCGTTCAAGGGCAAGGCTCTCGCCATTCCGGGCAAGATTGAAATGGAAGACTTCGACATCAACGGCGTGGGTGAGGGCAACACCACTTACAACGAAAGTGATACCGAAAACCACGGTGACTCTGACTACCGCAAGGGTACGGGCGTCGATTTGTACGAGAAGGCTACTGGCGTTATCGTAGGCTACAACCAGGCCGGCGAATGGCTGGAATACACCGTGAAAGTTGCCAAGACGGGAGCTTACACGATGAATGCTTCCGTTGCCTCTGCCAACAGCACTTCTAGCTTCAAGCTTTCCATGGATGGCAAGGACATCACTGAAGAAATTTCTGTTCCGCAGGCGACCTCCGGCGAAGACAACTATGACGAATACAATACGGTTGAAGCCAAGGTGGACTTGACCGAGGGCGAACACATTCTCCGCTTCACGGTTACCGGCGATTGGATGGACATTGACTGGATCGAGTTCGTTGATGAAAAAGTGGGGCTTGCTAAAACTCGCCTGACTTCGCTCGAATCCGAGAATTCGTACAACGTATTTAGTGCGACAGGAAAGCATCTTGGCCGTGTAGAATTGAATGGCGCTAGCATGGTGCAGGCGCTTGAAAACGCTGGCTATGCACGTGGCACGTACATGATGCGCGCCGTCAAGGGTAATCAAATTCATCGCGTGAACATCGCGAAATAAAAGACTAGGGTGGCTTCACCCTTTCGCAAAATTTCTCCTCACACGCATTCAAAATGCCTCGCTTTCCCGCGAGGCATTTTGTGCTTTTGTCGCCGTATCTTTTTGACGCCGAAAGCAAAAAAACATTAATTAGTAACTATTAACGAGTAACTGCGTTGAAGCCGCTTAGTAACTAAGCTCTAAGTTCTGTCTACTTCCAACTTCCTACCGCCTGCTTCCTACTTCCTACTATCCATGGATAAACAGTCCACGCTATCTTGATGCTGCGCATAGAAAAAAGCCTTTTTCAAGAATAATTTTAAAGTGTTGTTAGGGAAAACCCAAGGTGTATGGTTTTTAACGTGAGGTTAGGTATTATGAGCTTCAAAACATTAAGTCAAATGGCTGCGATTTCTGCGCTCTTCTTGGGTGCAACTATTGCAACCGCTGCTGATCAGGCTACATTCTATGTCGCTCCGAATGGTAGCGATTCCAACAAGGGTACCGAAGAGGCTCCCTTCAAGACGATTACGCAGGCACAAAAGGCTGTGCGCGCTATCAACGGCACGATGACCGGCGATATTTCCGTTATTCTCCGTGGTGGTACTTACCAGCTCCCCGCAACGGTGAACTTTACCGAAGCCGATGGCGGTAAGGATGGTCATTATGTGCGCTATAAAGCCTATCCGAACGAAACTCCGCTTGTCACGGGCGGTATCCCGATGTCTGGCTGGACCATTCACGATGAAAAGAATAACATCTGGAAGGTCGAAGGTGTCGATGCTCGTTTCCGCCAGCTTTACGTGAACGGCAAGAAGGCAATTCGCGCCCGTATGCCGAACCTCAAGGATAATGGCGACCACAACTTCTTCCGCTTGAACAAGGTGGACTCCACTGGTTCTGCGTTCCTCTTGAATGGCAATGATATTAAATCGACTGACTGGAAGAATCCCAAGAAAGTCGAAATCCACTTGATGATTGCATGGGCCGAAAGCATCTTGCGTCTTGATAAGATTACGCAACAGGGCGGTGTCTATAAGTTCGAGCCGCAGGATCCTGAAAGAAGCAAACTTTTCCGCCGCAAGTACCCGATGCTCGGTACCGCATTCATGAGTAATCCGCCGAAGCAGCAGGTTTACTACCTCGAAAACGCATACGAATTTATCGACCAGCCGGGTGAATGGTACCTCGACGAATCGACCAACACGCTTTACTACAAGGCTCGTGAAGGCGAAGCGATGGGTACGGCTAATGTGGTTGCACCGCGCGTCAATACGCTCTTCAGCATCCTCGGTAAGGATACTAAGAACAAAGTTGGTTACATGTCTTTTGAAGGTATTACCTTTGCACATACAAACTATTTGCGCCCGAGCGAAGAAGGATTCTTGGATTTGCAGGCCGGTATGTTCAACATCGAAGTCATGGAAGAAAATGGCCGCCTCGGCAGTAACAAGTTCCTCCTCTGGCGTCCGGATGCAGGCTTCCGCATCGAAAACGCTCACCACATGAAGATTAAGAATTGCACCTTCACGCAGATGGCTGCAACCGGTCTTGATATGGTTTCAGGCACGAACGACGACCTTGTCGAAGGCAACGTGTTCTACGAACTTGGAGCAAACGGCATTATGCTCGGCAAGTTCTCTCAGGACTCCTTGACCGAAATCCACATTCCGTACAATCCGACCGATAAGGACGAAATCAGCACTCGCGATACGCTCCGTTACAACCTCATTACGAACGTGACGAACGAACATCAGGGCGCTGTGGGTATTGCCGCTGGTTATCCGCGCTATGTCGTGATTGAAAACAACGAAGTGTCTTATACAAACTATTCCGGTATTTCTGTGGGTTATGGCTGGACGACTAAACAAACAGCTATGACGAACAACCACATCAATAAGAACAACATCCACCACATTTCCCGCTTGCTTTGCGATTCTGGTCCGATTTACACTTTGAGTAACCAGGGTACGGGCAGCGAAATCAAGGAAAACTACCTCCACGATTACGGTGGATCTGATTGGGCTGACTATTGGGTTCTTCCGATTTACCTCGATGAAGGTTCCAGTGGCTTTACTGTTGAAAACAACTCTTACAAGAATGCTCCGAGTGGTGTTGGCCGTAACGCTCCGGGTCAGTATACTGAAAAGAATAACAATGGCTACATCGCTTCTGTTGCCGAAGCTGCAGGCCTCCAGGGCGAATTCAAGAACATTGGTGACCGCATCGCGACAATCCCGCTTCCGGATTTTTCCAACGTGGTTCCGCAGGCTCCGTTTGTCGAAAATATGACGATTCCGGGCATTGTCGAAATGGAAAATTACGACGAAGGTGGCCAGAGCATTTCTTTCAACGACAAGGACTTTGTGAACGAAGGCGGCGTCTATCGCGAAGATGGCGTGGACATTGTCCAGATCGATTCTACCGACAAGACGAAAGGCTATGCAGTGGGTTACACGCAGGCTGGTGAATGGATGGAATACACTGTGAATGTCTCTGCTGCTGGCGAATACGCTTTCATGGCTAACGTGGCTACCGGTCTCGAAGGCTCTGGCTTCCAGCTCTTCTTGGATGGCAAGGCTATCTCTGATACGATTGTGGCCCCGCAGGGCGAAGACTGGAATACATATGGCACGGTCGATGGAAAAACGACTGCTATTGAAGCTGGCGAACATGTGTTGCGCGTGGCTATCACAGGAGCTTACTTGAACATTGACTGGATCAAGTTCGGTAAGAGCAAAGAAGAAATCATTTCTATCAAGCCAAGTGTCCGTTATGGTTTGAACATGGATATCTCTCGCAGCTCTACGCTCAACGTCTTTGATATCCGTGGCCAGCGCTTGGGAACGCTCCGCGTGATGGGTATGCCGACGACGAGTTCTGTGCTTCAGGAAATGCATGCAAAGAACTTTAAGTCTGGTGTCTACTTTGTTCAGAGTGCGAACAAAGTCTTTGGCAAGATGGTGCAAGTAAAATAAGTAGGAATGGGGTGCTTTATGAAAATGACAAGTAAAATACTTCTCGCGTTTGGACTTGGTTTTGCGTCCAATGCGCTTGCAGAAAACCCGATTATCCAAACGTACTATTCGCCGGACCCGGCTCCGGTTGTGTTTGGCGACACCGTCTGCGTCTATACCGGTAACGACGAAGGTGGTTCCTTCTTTACCATGCACGGTTGGCGCGTTTCTTGCACCACCGATATGGTGAACTGGACCGACATGGGTGAGCTCATCCTTTCGAATAAAGACTTTGGCGGCAACGCAAAAGATAACGGCGACTGGGCTGCTCAAGTTGTCCGTCGTAATGGCAAGTATTATTACTATGTGACCGTCGAATCGACTCGCGGTGGCCGCGCTATCAACGTTGCCGTGGCCGACAAGCCGCAAGGTCCGTTCAAGGATGCCCGCAATGGTCAGCATCTTGCTGGTCCGAACTGGGATTACATTGACCCGACTGTTTGGATTGACGATGACGGCCAGGCTTGGCTTTATTGGGGCAACCCGAAGCTCTATTACGCCAAGCTCAAAGAGAATATGATTGAGTTTGACGGGCAAATTCAGGTGACGGACATGAGCCGCGGTTTTTCACCGAACGGAAACTCCGTCTATACCGAAGGCCCGTGGATTCACAAGCGCGATAAGAAGTATTACATGATTTACGCTTCTCATGGCGTGCCTGAAAAGATTTCGTACTCCACCAGTGATTCTCCGACGGGTCCGTGGAAGTGGGGTGGAATCATCATGGACCAGGGCAATGGAACTGCGTTCACGAACCACTCCGGCCTCATTGACTTCAAGGGCCGCAGCTTCTTCTTCTATCACAACCAGAAGAATGTGAGCGGTGGTGGCTATAGCCGTTCTACCGCAGTTGAAGAATTTACCTGGAATGCAGATGGTTCTATTCCGACCATCAAATCTACGGACAATGGTGTCGTGAAGCCTATCAAGAATCTTGACCCGTTCGAACGCGTTGAAGCCGAAACCAAGTCTTGGGTGGGTGGCATCAATGTGGACAAGAGCGGTGGATACACCATCATCAAGCATGTGGCAAAGCAGGGCGATAATGTTTATCTCACCAACATGGGCAACAACTTCTATACGAAAGTTCGCTCCGTGGACATGGGTGATGGTGCCGAAAATATCATCATCTGCACCAAGGGTAATGGCGGTAAGCTTGAAGTTCATACCGGTTCTACGACGGGTCCGACGATTGCAACGATTGATGTGCCGAAGAGCTCCAGCTGGCAAGAAAATACATTTGCTTTGACGGATGCAGCCGGTGTCGAAGATCTCTACTTTGTTGTAAAACAGGGCGGTTTTGATTTCGACTATTGGTACATGGAAAGTGCTGCAACCAAGATTCCGCAGGAACCGTTCAAGGGCACGGCTTCCGCAATTCCGGGCAAAATCCAGGCCGAAGATTATGACAAGGGCGGCCACAACAAGGCCTTCTACGATAACGATCGCGCTAATCAGGGCGGCGCCTATCGCGAAGACGAAGTGGATATTGTCCAGCTCGATTCTACCGACAAGTCTAAGGGTTATGCCATCGGCTACACCGAAGACGGCGAATGGGTCGAATACACGGTCGATAACCAGATTGCATCTGAATACACAATCGTTGTGAACATGGCAACAGCTTCTGACGATGTGGGCGTCCAGTTCTATATCGATGGCGAGGAAATCACCGATGTTATCAAGGCCGAAAAGGGCGAAGATTGGTCGCACTATTCTACAATTGAAGCCAAGACAAAGGAAATCCCGAAGGGTGAACATGTGCTCAGAATGCAAATCGTCGGAAATTTCGTAAACGTAGATTGGTTCAAGTTCTGCATGGGATTCGATTGTGAAGATCAAGTTGGAATCAAGAACGCTCGCGTGGAACTCCCGATTGCCGAAAAGTCTTACGCTGTGTTCACTATGACTGGCAAGTACCTTGGACACGTTGACGCTAAGGGCCAGAGCCTTGCAAAGTCCATCCGCTCTGCAGGTTTTGTTCCGGGCGTGTACATGGTTCGCGGCCTTGGCCATTCCAAGACATTCCGCGTTCTCGTGAAATGACACGAATAGTGTCATCCTGAGCGATTTTTCTAACCTCACTGGGCCCGCCTCTGGCGGGCCTTTTTCTATTGCTGAAATAATTGTCGAAAAAGTTGTAACGTTACAGATTAAAACATTCCAGGTTGCAATAACGACGGACGTTTAAAAGGATTGTAACCCTTGATAAAATGTCCACAGAACCTTGCTTTTTTGGTGAAAAAAGTTTCGATTTTTGGGGTATTTTTTTATGCAGGAATATGAACGGGAGGACTCTATGAAGTTCGGAATTAATTTGTCTTTGACAATGTCAGCCGGTTTGGTTTTGGCGACGTCTTTGTTTGCTCAACCCAACGACGAATGGAATGGCAAACCGAGAATTTTTGGCGTGAACACGCTTACTCCGCACGTAACTTCGATGCCGTACACGACTGTAGAAGAAGCTGTGAAGGGTGATCGTCACGCTTCGGAATGGTACCAGACGCTTACGGGCAAGTGGAAATTTTTCCATGTCGAAAAACCGAGTCAGCGCAACAACGATTTCTACAAGGATAATTACGATGTGTCCAAGTGGGATGAAATCAAGGTGCCGAGTTCGTGGCAGCTCTTGGGCTACGACCATCCGATTTACACGAACGTAATTTATCCGTGGTCTCAGAATAACCGCGTATCTGCACCGTATGCTCCGACGGATTTTAATCCGGTTGGTCATTATCGCCGCACGTTTACGGTTCCCGAAAAGTGGGATGGCAAGCGCATCCGTTTGCACTTCGAAGGTGTTGAATCCGCTTATTACGTTTGGGTGAACGGCAATTACGTTGGCTACAGTGAAGATACTTTCACGGGTCATGAATTCGATATCAACAAGTACCTCCGCAAAGGCGAAAATAACATCTCCGTGCAGGTGTTCCGTTGGTGCGACGGTTCCTGGCTCGAAGACCAGGATTTCATCCGCCTTTCCGGTATCATGCGTGACGTCTATATCTACGCTGTCCCGGAAGTACACATTCAAGATTTCCAGATTGATGCAACCCTTACGAATAGCTACAAGGATGGTCTCTTGAAGACGACCGCTTGGATTTACAATTCAAGTGGCAAGGAATCGGGTGAATACACTGTAGAACTTTCCCTCTACGATGCTTCCGGTGCCGAAGTGATTAAGCCCTCTGCTCAGAAGGTTTCTGGCATTGGTGTGAGAGGCGAAAAGAGCGTTCACTTTGAACTTCCGCTTTCTTCGCCGAAGCGCTGGTCTGCAGAAACGCCGGACCTCTATTCTGCCGTGCTTACGTTTAAGGATGCTTCGGGCAAGATTCTCCAGGTCGAAAGTAACAAGATTGGTTTCCGTAAGATTGAAATCAAGAAACAGAATGGTGCTCCGCGTTTGCTCGTGAACGGCATGCCGGTGAAATTCCACGGTGTTGATCGCCACGAACTCGATCCAGATAATGGCCGTGCAGTCACTTACGAACGCATGGAAAAAGACATCATTCTCATGAAGCAGTTCAATATCAACGCTCTCCGTATGTCGCATTATCCGAACAATCCGATGATGTACGATCTTTGCGATAAGTACGGTATTTACGTGATTGACGAAGCGAACGTTGAAAGCCATGGCGCAAATAACGACCTTCCGAAGAACAGCGATGATTGGCGCGCTCCGGCTGTGGACCGCCTGAATTCCATGGTGCAGCGTGACAAGAACCATCCGTCCATTATTCTTTGGTCTCTCGGTAACGAAGCCGGTAACGGTAACGTATTTGCCTCTGAACGTCAGCGAGCTCATGAAATCGACTCCACTCGCTTTGTGCATTACGAAGGCGACTGGAACAATGCCGATGTGAACAGCTGGATGTACTTTGGCCCAGAAGCTATTGCTAGTTACAATGATGCCAACAAACCGATTATGTTGTGCGAATACGAACACGCCATGGGTAACTCTGTAGGTGACTTGCAAGAATACATGGATGCCTTCTATAGCAACCCGCGCGCTTTCGGTGGTTTCATTTGGGACTTTATCGACCAGGGTCTCCGTCACAAGGGTACTCCGTACTTTGAATTTGGTGGTATGTGGGGCGACTGGCAGAACGACGACAACTTCTGTGCTAACGGCCTAGTGTTCCCGGATCGTGCGCTCCAACCGGAAATGTGGGAAGTCAAATATCAATATGCACAAGTCCGCGTCCACAATGTAGATGCTGCTAAGGGTAAGATTGAAATCGAAAGCCGCTACCTCTACAAGAATCTTGGTGATTTCCTCGATGCATTCTGGCAAATTAAGGAAAATGGCAAGGTTATTGAAGAAGGCAAGCTCGATGGTTCTCAGTTGAACATCGGCCCGAACGAAAAGAAAACTGTGACTATCAAAATGCCTGAAATCAAGACGACGGTTGGCGCTGAATACTTCCTCGATATTGATTTCCGCTTGAAGAAAGATGAACTTTGGGCATTTGCTGGCCACAGCGTTGCTCACGAACAGTTTGGCATTGACTTGGGACAACTCTGGTCTACTGAAATTGATATCAGCTCTATGAGTGCCACCAAGGTTAATAAGAGCAATGGCCTTACAATCGAAGGATCCGATTTCAAGATTACATTCGATGAAAGAAATGGAACGCTCGCAAGCTATGTTCTCGATGGCGATACGATTATCAAGAATGGCGGCCGTCCGAACTTCTGGCGTGCTCCGACCGATAACGACAAGGGCTTCAACATGGAACGCGGCCACGGCGAATGGCGCAGCGCAAGTAAAAAACGCAACGTGACCTCCGAAGTGAAGGAAGTTTCTGCTCAAGAAACTCAGGTGACGTTCAACTTTAGCTTCCCGGATGTTGGCAGCTCCAAGATGAGACTTACCTACTATGTCTATGGCAGCGGCGATATCGTTGTGGATTACAAGTTCAATCCGGATGGCACCAAGAGCTATATCCCGAATGTGGGTACACTCTTCACGGTTCCGGGTGGTTACGAAAAGGTTCGCTGGTTTGGCCGCGGCCCGGATGAAAACTACATCGGACGTAATCGCGGTAGCTTTATGGGTCTCTATTCTACGACGGCAGATTCTATGACCGTAATGTACATGGAAATTGGTGAAACTGGCCAGCGCACCGATGTGAAGTGGGCGACGCTCACGAACAAGGATGGCAAGGGCCTCATGATTGTGGGTAACCCGCGTCTCGAATTCAGCGCCCAGCATTACACACCGGAGCAGCTCACCGACGTGAAGCTCCCGTGGGAACTCAAGCGCGACAAGGATATCACTCTCCGTGTAGACTTGCACCAGATGGGTCTCGGTGGTATCAATTCCTGGGGCGCAGAACCGATGCCTGCCTACCGCTTGAATGCTAACCGTGAATACTCTCATACGTTCCGCATTGCTCCGATTCGCAAGCAGTTGAACGACCCGACGGAATACTCTCTCCTCG
It contains:
- a CDS encoding carbohydrate-binding protein, coding for MFGLMKKNGCKLGVLATLALTSLVGSAFASADTLVLTPPLGWNSWNVFHENINEKQIQEIADAMVSSGLRDAGYVFLNLDDNWMDTKRDAQGNLQNNPKTFPSGMKAIADYVHKKGLKFGLYGDRGKRTCHHYNSKWDSQSGSNGHEEQDAKKLAEWGVDYWKYDNCDSDPNTQEKDYTAMSKALRNSGRDIVFSICMWEYKDWMPKIANLWRTTFDIGPEWISTSWYRGVYEIIDANNKYWQIAKPGHWNDPDMLEVGNRGLSYEEQRSQMTMWSIMAAPIMISSDVRNMSNETKELYLNKDMIAINQDSLGVQGHRISDKQGKQVWTKPLKNGDIAVALLNNNGSTQTVECNFADIGVEGEVEVRDAWKKKDLGPVSHVSIELPAHGSALLRLILKPVPREPFKGKALAIPGKIEMEDFDINGVGEGNTTYNESDTENHGDSDYRKGTGVDLYEKATGVIVGYNQAGEWLEYTVKVAKTGAYTMNASVASANSTSSFKLSMDGKDITEEISVPQATSGEDNYDEYNTVEAKVDLTEGEHILRFTVTGDWMDIDWIEFVDEKVGLAKTRLTSLESENSYNVFSATGKHLGRVELNGASMVQALENAGYARGTYMMRAVKGNQIHRVNIAK
- a CDS encoding family 43 glycosylhydrolase: MKMTSKILLAFGLGFASNALAENPIIQTYYSPDPAPVVFGDTVCVYTGNDEGGSFFTMHGWRVSCTTDMVNWTDMGELILSNKDFGGNAKDNGDWAAQVVRRNGKYYYYVTVESTRGGRAINVAVADKPQGPFKDARNGQHLAGPNWDYIDPTVWIDDDGQAWLYWGNPKLYYAKLKENMIEFDGQIQVTDMSRGFSPNGNSVYTEGPWIHKRDKKYYMIYASHGVPEKISYSTSDSPTGPWKWGGIIMDQGNGTAFTNHSGLIDFKGRSFFFYHNQKNVSGGGYSRSTAVEEFTWNADGSIPTIKSTDNGVVKPIKNLDPFERVEAETKSWVGGINVDKSGGYTIIKHVAKQGDNVYLTNMGNNFYTKVRSVDMGDGAENIIICTKGNGGKLEVHTGSTTGPTIATIDVPKSSSWQENTFALTDAAGVEDLYFVVKQGGFDFDYWYMESAATKIPQEPFKGTASAIPGKIQAEDYDKGGHNKAFYDNDRANQGGAYREDEVDIVQLDSTDKSKGYAIGYTEDGEWVEYTVDNQIASEYTIVVNMATASDDVGVQFYIDGEEITDVIKAEKGEDWSHYSTIEAKTKEIPKGEHVLRMQIVGNFVNVDWFKFCMGFDCEDQVGIKNARVELPIAEKSYAVFTMTGKYLGHVDAKGQSLAKSIRSAGFVPGVYMVRGLGHSKTFRVLVK
- a CDS encoding carbohydrate-binding protein, giving the protein MSFKTLSQMAAISALFLGATIATAADQATFYVAPNGSDSNKGTEEAPFKTITQAQKAVRAINGTMTGDISVILRGGTYQLPATVNFTEADGGKDGHYVRYKAYPNETPLVTGGIPMSGWTIHDEKNNIWKVEGVDARFRQLYVNGKKAIRARMPNLKDNGDHNFFRLNKVDSTGSAFLLNGNDIKSTDWKNPKKVEIHLMIAWAESILRLDKITQQGGVYKFEPQDPERSKLFRRKYPMLGTAFMSNPPKQQVYYLENAYEFIDQPGEWYLDESTNTLYYKAREGEAMGTANVVAPRVNTLFSILGKDTKNKVGYMSFEGITFAHTNYLRPSEEGFLDLQAGMFNIEVMEENGRLGSNKFLLWRPDAGFRIENAHHMKIKNCTFTQMAATGLDMVSGTNDDLVEGNVFYELGANGIMLGKFSQDSLTEIHIPYNPTDKDEISTRDTLRYNLITNVTNEHQGAVGIAAGYPRYVVIENNEVSYTNYSGISVGYGWTTKQTAMTNNHINKNNIHHISRLLCDSGPIYTLSNQGTGSEIKENYLHDYGGSDWADYWVLPIYLDEGSSGFTVENNSYKNAPSGVGRNAPGQYTEKNNNGYIASVAEAAGLQGEFKNIGDRIATIPLPDFSNVVPQAPFVENMTIPGIVEMENYDEGGQSISFNDKDFVNEGGVYREDGVDIVQIDSTDKTKGYAVGYTQAGEWMEYTVNVSAAGEYAFMANVATGLEGSGFQLFLDGKAISDTIVAPQGEDWNTYGTVDGKTTAIEAGEHVLRVAITGAYLNIDWIKFGKSKEEIISIKPSVRYGLNMDISRSSTLNVFDIRGQRLGTLRVMGMPTTSSVLQEMHAKNFKSGVYFVQSANKVFGKMVQVK
- a CDS encoding glycoside hydrolase family 2 TIM barrel-domain containing protein; this encodes MKFGINLSLTMSAGLVLATSLFAQPNDEWNGKPRIFGVNTLTPHVTSMPYTTVEEAVKGDRHASEWYQTLTGKWKFFHVEKPSQRNNDFYKDNYDVSKWDEIKVPSSWQLLGYDHPIYTNVIYPWSQNNRVSAPYAPTDFNPVGHYRRTFTVPEKWDGKRIRLHFEGVESAYYVWVNGNYVGYSEDTFTGHEFDINKYLRKGENNISVQVFRWCDGSWLEDQDFIRLSGIMRDVYIYAVPEVHIQDFQIDATLTNSYKDGLLKTTAWIYNSSGKESGEYTVELSLYDASGAEVIKPSAQKVSGIGVRGEKSVHFELPLSSPKRWSAETPDLYSAVLTFKDASGKILQVESNKIGFRKIEIKKQNGAPRLLVNGMPVKFHGVDRHELDPDNGRAVTYERMEKDIILMKQFNINALRMSHYPNNPMMYDLCDKYGIYVIDEANVESHGANNDLPKNSDDWRAPAVDRLNSMVQRDKNHPSIILWSLGNEAGNGNVFASERQRAHEIDSTRFVHYEGDWNNADVNSWMYFGPEAIASYNDANKPIMLCEYEHAMGNSVGDLQEYMDAFYSNPRAFGGFIWDFIDQGLRHKGTPYFEFGGMWGDWQNDDNFCANGLVFPDRALQPEMWEVKYQYAQVRVHNVDAAKGKIEIESRYLYKNLGDFLDAFWQIKENGKVIEEGKLDGSQLNIGPNEKKTVTIKMPEIKTTVGAEYFLDIDFRLKKDELWAFAGHSVAHEQFGIDLGQLWSTEIDISSMSATKVNKSNGLTIEGSDFKITFDERNGTLASYVLDGDTIIKNGGRPNFWRAPTDNDKGFNMERGHGEWRSASKKRNVTSEVKEVSAQETQVTFNFSFPDVGSSKMRLTYYVYGSGDIVVDYKFNPDGTKSYIPNVGTLFTVPGGYEKVRWFGRGPDENYIGRNRGSFMGLYSTTADSMTVMYMEIGETGQRTDVKWATLTNKDGKGLMIVGNPRLEFSAQHYTPEQLTDVKLPWELKRDKDITLRVDLHQMGLGGINSWGAEPMPAYRLNANREYSHTFRIAPIRKQLNDPTEYSLLGFINFGWNKEISPEKYGPDEIEKIYKNDEGKKDITALPGMNKAPLAVVAGKDYNVFDAQGKKVASFSTRGVEDLKAMTSLVVKTSGVYVVKSKHGGQAFRITVKK